GGTGTTTTGGCCAGTGTACCGGTTTGGGCCTTGTTTATGCTCATCGGTTCGTTATTATTTGTGTTTTATAATTCCGGTGGTGCCGTTTTGCCCGAAGGACTAACAACAGACCAGGCTTTTACTTATTTTATAGGAACCGAATTACCCGTTGGAGCCGTTGGTTTGGTTTTGGCAGCGCTTATTGCTGCGGCCGTATCGAGTCTAGATTCCGATATGAACTGTTTGGCAGCCATTGGCGTTGAAGATTTTTATCAACGATTTAACCCTAACTGTACCGATAAACAACGGTTGAGGGTTGGTCGTTTGCTGGTCTTGTTTTCGGGAATCGCCATGGCCATTGTAGCTTTACTTTATGCCGCTTGGGACGGACAAGGCGTACTTGGTGTCGTGTTTAAACTTTACGCCATATTTTCAGCTGGTATTGTGGGGATATTTATGCTCGGATTATTTTCAAGAAAAGCAAACAAACAAGGCTTGCATATTGGTATAATTACTTGTATTTTGTTTACCGCTTATGCTATTTTAACAACCACCGAAATAAATGGTTCGTTAATTCTCGATTTTGGTGATTATAATTTTCCACACCACAAGTATATGTTGGGGGTTTATAGCCATTTAATTGTATTGGTTGTTGGTTATGTAGCGAGTTTATTTTTCAAATCAGAACCGGTAGATGAAGAACTGACCATTTTTGGCTATTTTAAACTAAAAGAAAAAAAATAAAAACGATATATTTCAAATGAATTCAATTACGCTGTTGCAGCCAGGAAAGATTATGTTTGGCGAAAACACAATCAACGAGCTTGGTAACGATGCTATTTTAGAAAGTTCAAAACGCATCTTGTTTTTGGTGGCTACACCTATTTTAAATGCCGTTGAAGCTACAGTAAAAAACTTTCAAAATAAAGGAAAGGAAGTCCTTCTTGTAGAATATAAATTTGTTGGGGAACCTACTTTTTCACAGTTCAACCAATTACTAGATGATTATGAAAACTTCAATCCAGATTGTGTTATTGGAGTAGGTGGAGGAAGTGTTTTAGATTGCGCCAAGCTTTTAGCAGCATTAATTAACAATTCCCAAAAGCTAGAAGATGTAGTTGGTATTGGCTTTTTAAAAGGAAGGGATATAAAACTAATTTGTGTTCCTACAACCTCTGGTACAGGTAGCGAAGTATCGCCAAATGCCATTTTGTTAAATGAAGAAACCCAGGCCAAAAGTGGCATTATCAGTCCGTTTTTAGTGCCAGATGCCTGTTATCTTGACTCCGTGCTTACGGTCAGTTTACCATCTAAATTAACAGCTGAAACAGGTATCGATGCCCTGTCACATTGTATTGAAGCTTACACAAACAAATTTGCGCACCCTACGGTAGATACTTATGCCTTGAGAGGTATTAAACTGATATCAGATAACCTTGAAAAAGCTTACCAAGATGGCAGCGATATTGAGGCTCGTTCAGCATTGCTTTTAGGCTCTATGTATGGTGGTCTCTGTTTAGGTCCGGTCAATACATCAGCGGTGCATGCTTTATCGTATGGTTTGGGCGGGAAGTTTCATATAGCGCATGGGCTTTCAAACGCCATTTTAATGCCTGAAGTGCTACGCTTCAACCTTTCGGCTAATCCAAAACGACATGCCGAAGTGGCTCGTGCATTAGGCATAACCTGGAATGGAAGTGATGAAAACATAGCCGCTTTGGGTATCGAAAAAATAGAAGCGCTTTCTAATGCTTGTGGCATTCCTCAAAAACTTTCAGAAATTGGTATAACAAAAGAAGTTTTGCCCGAGTTGGCCGATATAGCCATGAAAGTAACTCGATTGCTCAAAAATAATCCAAGAGAAGTCACCCGCCAGGATGCCATTAATATTTACAAAAAACTGCTTTAAAAACTCAAATTAGATGAAACCCAAAATAGGAATTTCAATGGGTGATCCGGCCGGAATTGGTCCAGAGATTATCATAAAAACATTAGCACTTAAGGATGTTTACGAACGATGCAGTCCCTTGGTGGTTGGTGATGCAGTAACCATGCAAAACGAAGTTAATGCATTAAAATCTTCATTAAAAATAAACGCCATCCAAAGTGTTGCTGAGGCCAAATTTGAAAATGGTATTATTGATGTTTTTGATTTAAAAAACGTTGATGCCGATGCGTTGCAACCGGGAGTTGTAACCGCTATGGCTGGAAAGGCAGCTTTCGAGGCAGTTATTAAAAATATAGAATTGGCTTTGGCTAAAGATATCGATGCAACTGTTACGGCTCCCATAAACAAAGAATCGATTCATAAGGCAGGGCACAAATATTCTGGGCATACCGAAATTTATGCCGAGTACACAAAAACCAAAAAATACGCCATGCTTTTGGCCGATGAGAATTTTAGGGTGATTCATGCTAGTACACACGTATCGTTACGTCAAGCGTGCGATTTATGTAAAAAAGACCGTGTTTTTGAAGTGATAACCTTGTTGAATGACGCTTGTAAAAAATTCGGCATTGAAAAACCGCGCATTGCCGTTGCTGGATTAAACCCTCATGCTGGAGAAAACCAACTGTTTGGGGATGAGGAAGTTGATGAGATTATTCCTGCTATGGAACAAGCCAAAAAACTGGGTATTGATGCCCAAGGCCCCTTTCCTCCCGATACCATGTTTGTAAAAGCCGTTCAAGGGAAATTTGATGGCTGTGTGGCCATGTACCACGACCAAGGGCATATTCCGTTTAAACTCGAAGGCTTTAAATGGGATAACGAAAAGGAAACGATGAAAAGCGTAAAGGGTGTGAATATCACTTTGGGATTGCCCATTATTAGAACCTCGGTTGACCACGGTACTGCTTTTGAAATTGCGGGTCAAGGTATAGCTTCTTCCGATGCGATGTTGGTAGCTATCGATTATGCTATTTTAATGGCCAAACACAACAATTAATGATAACCGTAATTGCTGATGATATAACGGGAGCAGCTGAAATTGCTGGAGTTTGTTTACGCTACGGCGTAGGTGTTTCTCTTGGGATAGATAAGGTGCCCGAACAATTGGCGAAAGTGGCTGTTGTTGCTACAGATTCACGCTCTTTGGGAGCTAACGAAGCTTACAATACGCATCAGCAAATTATAAAAAAAAAATTAAAAATGACACCCGATACCATTGTGTTTAAAAAATGCGATTCGGTATTGCGTGGCCATGTACTGACTGAAATAAAAGCCTTGATTGACGCTACTGGAAAGTCAACGGTTTTATTGCAACCATCAAATCCCATTACAAACCGCTGTATTAAAAATGGCGTGTATTATGTCGATGGCCAAAAAATTGAAAATACCGGTTTTGCTACCGATCCCGATTTTCCGGCTAAAATGTCATCGGTTAAAGCGCTATTGGTCAGTAGAACTTCAGAAGAAAACCTTCTTTCGGTAAAAACGGGTGATATTGAACACCTTTCTTCAGAAAGTATTCATGTTCCTGATTGTGAAAGTGAAACCGATTTGGTCGAAAACCTAAACGTTTATAACAAAAATATTTTAATTGGTGGAAGTGCCGCTTTTTTTGAGCAATTTTTAAAAAAGTTGGGCATTATTTCAGTTAAAAAAGACATCAAAAATCTTAGCTTTACGGCAAACTACGTTTTGGTTTCAGGAAGTACGCACCCAGAAAGTGTCGCTTTTGCTAAACAACTTGAAGAACAAGGTTGTCCGTTGTTAAGTTTTCCTGTAAAATTATTGAAAAAAGATTGTAGTGATGCAAATATTCAGGAGTTTACGAAACAAGTTGTTGAGGTTTACAAGAAAAAAAGGAAGTTGATTGTTAGAATTTCAGATGAAATTATTCAATTTGAAAACAGTTCAACTGTACTTAAAAACAGATTGAGTTTGGTTGTTGATGCTTTGCTTTCCGCAATAGATGTTAACGAACTGTTTATTGAGGGCGGTGCCAGTGCTTACGATATTTTAAATGCATTAAGTTGGAACAGTTTTAAACCGACAGAGGCTTTGGCACCTGGAGTTTTGCGGATGCAAAATAATCGAGATAAGCGTAGACATATAACGTTAAAACCTGGGAGCTACAAATGGCCAAAAGGATTGATATATTAAAAATAAAAGGATAAATGATCATATTAAAAGGAATAGCCTGGAACCACACCCGTGGATTTACCTCGGTAGTGGCCACGGCACAACGTTTTGAGGAGTTAAACCCCGATGTTAGAATCATTTGGGAAAAGCGTTCATTGCAAGCTTTTGCAGATGCTACGTTAAGTGAATTAACAGCAAATTACGATTTGTTGATAATGGATAATCCACACGTTTCTATTGCGGCAAGAGATAAGGTGCTTTTGCCTTTCGATGATTATTTAAGTGCCGATTTTTTGAAGGAATTAGCAGATAATACCGTCGGAAAATCGAATGCGAGTTATAACGTTGATGGCAAACAATGGACGCTAGCTACCGATGCTGCAGCACCTATTGCCACTTGGCGTGAAGATTTACTTGAGCAGCAAAACATTAAAATTCCCAAAACTTGGAAAGAATTAATGGCTTTGGCAGAAACTGGAAAAGTAGGTTTTGCGTCTATTCCTATTGATACATTAATGCACCATTACATGATGTGTATTGCTTTGGGAGCTGAAGTTTTTGAAAGTAAAACTGAAGTGGCTCCACGTAACGTTATGATTGAAGCCATAAAAACATATAAACAATTGGTGGATTTAATTCCGTCTTATTGTCTGGAAATGAATCCGATACGAATGGCTGAGCACATGACGATAAACAACGATATTGTTTACAGTCCGTTTAATTATGGATACTCCAATTACTCCAAGAAAAATTATGTTGAGCATACATTAAAAGCTGGTGGATTGGTAACCTTCAACGGAAAACGATTACGCTCAACTTTGGGTGGTGCCGGTATAGCGGTTTCCTCGAAAACAAAACATGCTGAAATGGCTATGAAATATGCTGAGTTTACCGCTTCTGAAAAAGTGCAATCCGGACTTTATTTTGAGTTTGGTGGGCAACCGGGCCATAGAAAATCATGGTTAAGTGAAGAAGTTAACAGCCAATGTAAAAACTTTTTCAAAGACACCTTACAAACTTTGGATGAAGCGACTTTAAGACCTCAATACTATGGTTATATGCATTTTCAGGATGAAGCAAGTCCTGTTATTTACGAAGCCATAACCGAAAAAGTAAGTATTGAAGCAGCGGTCGATAAAATGAACGAAATTTATAAAGAATCCCTAACGCATTAAATACATGGTAAAACCATTAGACGGTTTATTGGTATTGGAGTTTTCGCAGTTTTTAGCAGGACCATCGGCTGGATTAAAATTAGCTGATTTGGGAGCCCGTGTTATTAAAATTGAACGGCCTGTAAAAGGCGAAGCTTGTCGTCAGCTTAGTATCAAAGATTTGTTTGTTGACGATAGTAGTATGTTATTTCACACCATTAATAGAAATAAAGAATCTTTCGCAGCCAATTTAAAGGATCTTGACGATTTAGAGCAAGTAAAAAAGCTGATAGCCAAAGCAGATATTATGACGCATAATTTCCGCCCTGGCGTTATGGAAAAAATTGGTTTAGACTTTAAAAAAGTACTAAGCATAAACCCAAAAATCATTTATGGTGTTATTATGGGTTACGGTAGCGAAGGTCCATGGGCTAAAAAACCGGGGCAGGATTTGTTGGTACAATCGCTTTCTGGGTTAACTTGGTTAAGCGGAAAGAGTATACAAGGTCCTGTACCCTTTGGATTGGCAGTGGCCGATTTAATGTGTGGGAACCATTTTGTGCAAGGTATTTTGGCCGCATTGCTTAAACGTGCTAAAACAGGAAAAGGCGTTTTGGTTGAAGTCAGTTTACTGGAATCGATTTTAGATGTGCAGTTTGAAGCGCTCACTATATTTTTAAACAATGGCGGAAAATTGGCCAATAGGGGAAATGTTCGCGGTAGTGCGCATGCTTTTTTAAGTGCACCTTACGGTATTTACGAAACCAACGATGGCTATTTGGCTTTAGCCATGGGCGATTTATTGCTAATGGCTGAAGTTTTAGAGGTCGATTTAGGAAAGTATACGAATAAGAAAACATGGTTTCGTTCGCGCGCAGCAATTAGAAAAATTTTAGCAAAAAGAATTATAACCAAAAGTTCGGATCATTGGATTGGTGTTTTAAGGGAAAAAGGATTATGGTGCGAAAAAGTACTGAATTATCAAGATTTAAACGGTCGGCCTTTTATGGACGATTTGCAGTTAAAGCAAACCGTGAAAAACTCAAAGGGGGAAACCATGGTAACTACACGAAGCCCTATTCAAATTGACGGCGAGCTTTTATTGGATGATAAAGCAGCACCTCAGGTAGGGGAAGATAATAATGCTATTAACGAACAATTTTTAACGAACTAAATGAAGCCCTTAGAAGATTATTTAATAATTGATTTTAGCCAGTTCTTATCAGGGCCTTCGGCAAGTTTACGCTTGGCCGATTTGGGAGCAAGAGTGATAAAAGTGGAAAAACCCGGTCTTGGTGATATATGCCGAACGCTTTATACTTCCGATTTAATAATGAACGGCGAATCGTCTATTTTTCATACAATTAATAGAAACAAAGAATCGTTTGCCGCCGATTTTAAAGATGAACAAGACCTTAAAAAATTGAAAGTTTTAATTGAAAAGGCCGATGTGGTTATGCATAACTTCCGCCCAGGAGTGATGGAGCGTGTAGGGTTGAGTTACGACGATGTAAAAGCAATAAATCCAAAAGTGGTTTATGCCGAAATATCAGGTTACGGTAACCACCCTGATTTGGTTGATAAACCGGGTCAGGATTTGTTGTTACAGTCTCTAACGGCACTAACATGGCTAACGGGCAACCAAAATGATGGTCCCGTACCAATGGGCCTATCTATTGTAGATATGCTGGCCGGTGCACATTTGGCACAAGGTATTTTAGCAGCACTTTACAGAAAAACGGTTAAAAACGTTGGTGCTTTGGTACAAGTAAGTATGTTGGAATCGGCAATCGATTTTCAGTTTGAAACGATCACCACTTTTTTTAATGACGGAGGTGAACTCCCCGTAAGGACAAAAACCAACAACGCTCACGCTTATTTGGGGGCTCCCTATGGTATTTATAGAACTAAAGATGGATTTTTAGCACTGGCAATGGGGTCGATACCGGTATTGGCCGATTTATTGAAGTGCAACGAATTGCTTAAATTTCCAGAAAATAAATTCGAATTACGGGATAAAATTAAAAAAATACTGGCAAAACACCTTAAAACACAAACAACCGGTTTTTGGCTCAACATTTTAGAGCCCGCTGATATTTGGTGCGCCAAAGTTTTAAATTATCAAGAGCTTTTTGAGGAAGAGGGGTTTAAAGTTTTGCATTTTGTTCAAAGCGTAACCATGGGCGACGGCTATGAATACAAAACAACGCGATGCCCCATTAAAATTGACGGAGAAGTATTCAAATCAATAAAAGCATCACCAAAACTTGGTGAGCACAACGAGAAAATTATATTGGAATTAATAAACAACTAAGACATGGGAAAATTTAGAATAGCTGTAAGGAAATTTGAGCCTTTTGAAAATACCTTAAAAAAGCTTTGGGATGCTTTCTGTTTAGAAAATAATTTGAACATTGATGTAGAAATGGTTCCAATGGAACTTCATGAGCTGTATGAAGAAATACTTATAAAAAAAGGTTTGCAAAATGGCGATTGGGATATAGCGCATATCAATACAGATTGGATTTTAGATGCCGTAAACGGAAACGCTGTAGAAAATTTAACGCCGTTTTTAGAAAAAGATCCGCCACAAGACTTCCCAGATGGTTGGCACAATTCTTTACTCCACCTTCAAGAAATTAATAATAATGTTTACGGTCTTCCATTTCATGATGGCCCAGAATGTTTGATTTACCGAAAAGATTTATTCGAAGACCCTACCGAGAAAGCAAATTTCAAAAAACAATATGGCTACGATTTAAAACCTCCTACAACTTGGAATGAGTTTACTCAGATTGCAGAATTTTTTAATAGGCCCGATGAAAACCTATACGGTTGCGTGTTCGCCAATTATCCCGACGCGCATAATATGGTTTTTGATTTTTCATTACAATTATGGACACGCGGTGGGTCGTTATTGGATTCAAATAACAATATAAATATCAACACTCCAGAAGCTGTAAAAGCATTAGAATTCTACAGAGCGATTGTAAACAACGAAAAAACCACCCACCCTGGATCTGAAGATTTTGAGTCGGTTGAAGCCGGAATGGCATTTGCAAAGGGTGAAGCGGCTATGACCATAAATTGGTTTGGCTTTGCGTCTATGGGTGAGGTAATTGAAGCTTCTAAAGTTAAAGGAAAAGTTGATATTGCAGAGCTGCCACACGATGCTGGGTGTAAAGCTGCATCACTAAATGTATACTGGCTTTATACCATAGGCTCTGGTAGTAAAAATAAAGCTCTTGCTTACGAATTCTTGAAATTTGCAACAAGACCCGAAAGCGATAAATTATTAACAAATGAAGGCGGTATTGGGTGCAGAAAATCAACTTGGAATGATGATGAAATAAATGAAACCATTCCTTACTACCATAAATTGGGTATGCTGCATGAAAATGCCCTAACACTGCCACAAACACCTGTTTGGCCAAAAGTAGCAGAACTCATAGACAAAATGGTCTTACAGGCGATAACTAGCCATGTTCCCACACCTTTGCTCTTAAAAACTACACAAAATAAAATACAGGAAGTTTTTGAATATAAACCCTTAC
This genomic stretch from Flavobacteriaceae bacterium GSB9 harbors:
- the pdxA gene encoding 4-hydroxythreonine-4-phosphate dehydrogenase PdxA, producing MKPKIGISMGDPAGIGPEIIIKTLALKDVYERCSPLVVGDAVTMQNEVNALKSSLKINAIQSVAEAKFENGIIDVFDLKNVDADALQPGVVTAMAGKAAFEAVIKNIELALAKDIDATVTAPINKESIHKAGHKYSGHTEIYAEYTKTKKYAMLLADENFRVIHASTHVSLRQACDLCKKDRVFEVITLLNDACKKFGIEKPRIAVAGLNPHAGENQLFGDEEVDEIIPAMEQAKKLGIDAQGPFPPDTMFVKAVQGKFDGCVAMYHDQGHIPFKLEGFKWDNEKETMKSVKGVNITLGLPIIRTSVDHGTAFEIAGQGIASSDAMLVAIDYAILMAKHNN
- a CDS encoding CoA transferase, with protein sequence MKPLEDYLIIDFSQFLSGPSASLRLADLGARVIKVEKPGLGDICRTLYTSDLIMNGESSIFHTINRNKESFAADFKDEQDLKKLKVLIEKADVVMHNFRPGVMERVGLSYDDVKAINPKVVYAEISGYGNHPDLVDKPGQDLLLQSLTALTWLTGNQNDGPVPMGLSIVDMLAGAHLAQGILAALYRKTVKNVGALVQVSMLESAIDFQFETITTFFNDGGELPVRTKTNNAHAYLGAPYGIYRTKDGFLALAMGSIPVLADLLKCNELLKFPENKFELRDKIKKILAKHLKTQTTGFWLNILEPADIWCAKVLNYQELFEEEGFKVLHFVQSVTMGDGYEYKTTRCPIKIDGEVFKSIKASPKLGEHNEKIILELINN
- a CDS encoding extracellular solute-binding protein, yielding MIILKGIAWNHTRGFTSVVATAQRFEELNPDVRIIWEKRSLQAFADATLSELTANYDLLIMDNPHVSIAARDKVLLPFDDYLSADFLKELADNTVGKSNASYNVDGKQWTLATDAAAPIATWREDLLEQQNIKIPKTWKELMALAETGKVGFASIPIDTLMHHYMMCIALGAEVFESKTEVAPRNVMIEAIKTYKQLVDLIPSYCLEMNPIRMAEHMTINNDIVYSPFNYGYSNYSKKNYVEHTLKAGGLVTFNGKRLRSTLGGAGIAVSSKTKHAEMAMKYAEFTASEKVQSGLYFEFGGQPGHRKSWLSEEVNSQCKNFFKDTLQTLDEATLRPQYYGYMHFQDEASPVIYEAITEKVSIEAAVDKMNEIYKESLTH
- a CDS encoding CoA transferase, whose translation is MVKPLDGLLVLEFSQFLAGPSAGLKLADLGARVIKIERPVKGEACRQLSIKDLFVDDSSMLFHTINRNKESFAANLKDLDDLEQVKKLIAKADIMTHNFRPGVMEKIGLDFKKVLSINPKIIYGVIMGYGSEGPWAKKPGQDLLVQSLSGLTWLSGKSIQGPVPFGLAVADLMCGNHFVQGILAALLKRAKTGKGVLVEVSLLESILDVQFEALTIFLNNGGKLANRGNVRGSAHAFLSAPYGIYETNDGYLALAMGDLLLMAEVLEVDLGKYTNKKTWFRSRAAIRKILAKRIITKSSDHWIGVLREKGLWCEKVLNYQDLNGRPFMDDLQLKQTVKNSKGETMVTTRSPIQIDGELLLDDKAAPQVGEDNNAINEQFLTN
- a CDS encoding extracellular solute-binding protein, which codes for MGKFRIAVRKFEPFENTLKKLWDAFCLENNLNIDVEMVPMELHELYEEILIKKGLQNGDWDIAHINTDWILDAVNGNAVENLTPFLEKDPPQDFPDGWHNSLLHLQEINNNVYGLPFHDGPECLIYRKDLFEDPTEKANFKKQYGYDLKPPTTWNEFTQIAEFFNRPDENLYGCVFANYPDAHNMVFDFSLQLWTRGGSLLDSNNNININTPEAVKALEFYRAIVNNEKTTHPGSEDFESVEAGMAFAKGEAAMTINWFGFASMGEVIEASKVKGKVDIAELPHDAGCKAASLNVYWLYTIGSGSKNKALAYEFLKFATRPESDKLLTNEGGIGCRKSTWNDDEINETIPYYHKLGMLHENALTLPQTPVWPKVAELIDKMVLQAITSHVPTPLLLKTTQNKIQEVFEYKPLLPETEQPIMIIGASGIVKDAHLPAYKMAGFKVYGITNRTISKAHKMAEDHNIPHVFKNVAEAVKNAPENAVYDITVLPDQYVEILEQLPDGAAVLIQKPMGNDYKQAKEIVEVCERKNLVAAINFQLRFASFVSAARNIIDKGLIGDLYDMEFKVSVKTPWELFPVIKQHPRLEILFHSVHYIDCIRSFLGNPKRVMARTTKHPKKDLSSCRSTIIMDYGDEISVKINTNHDHDFGTENQESYIKWEGTKGAIKAKMGLLMNYPDGLPDEFQYVIVEDGKAPEWKTLELEGSWFPEAFIGTMSNLMRFKEGTDNELYTSVQDVLHTMKVVEACYLSNSEGGISLTEL
- a CDS encoding four-carbon acid sugar kinase family protein produces the protein MITVIADDITGAAEIAGVCLRYGVGVSLGIDKVPEQLAKVAVVATDSRSLGANEAYNTHQQIIKKKLKMTPDTIVFKKCDSVLRGHVLTEIKALIDATGKSTVLLQPSNPITNRCIKNGVYYVDGQKIENTGFATDPDFPAKMSSVKALLVSRTSEENLLSVKTGDIEHLSSESIHVPDCESETDLVENLNVYNKNILIGGSAAFFEQFLKKLGIISVKKDIKNLSFTANYVLVSGSTHPESVAFAKQLEEQGCPLLSFPVKLLKKDCSDANIQEFTKQVVEVYKKKRKLIVRISDEIIQFENSSTVLKNRLSLVVDALLSAIDVNELFIEGGASAYDILNALSWNSFKPTEALAPGVLRMQNNRDKRRHITLKPGSYKWPKGLIY
- a CDS encoding iron-containing alcohol dehydrogenase yields the protein MNSITLLQPGKIMFGENTINELGNDAILESSKRILFLVATPILNAVEATVKNFQNKGKEVLLVEYKFVGEPTFSQFNQLLDDYENFNPDCVIGVGGGSVLDCAKLLAALINNSQKLEDVVGIGFLKGRDIKLICVPTTSGTGSEVSPNAILLNEETQAKSGIISPFLVPDACYLDSVLTVSLPSKLTAETGIDALSHCIEAYTNKFAHPTVDTYALRGIKLISDNLEKAYQDGSDIEARSALLLGSMYGGLCLGPVNTSAVHALSYGLGGKFHIAHGLSNAILMPEVLRFNLSANPKRHAEVARALGITWNGSDENIAALGIEKIEALSNACGIPQKLSEIGITKEVLPELADIAMKVTRLLKNNPREVTRQDAINIYKKLL